The DNA sequence GCCTTTGCGCAGGAAAAGCGTGAAGTGGCGCGCTTCCGCGAAGCCAATCGGCACAACCTGATGGTCAATGACCGGGTCAACAAGATCTGGTCGCTGTTCACACCCACGGTCACCTTCCTGACCGAAGTGGGTTTGCTGGTGGTGTGGGTATTCGGGATCTGGCAGGTCTCCAGCAACCAGATCACGGTGGGTGTGCTGACCGCCTTCCTGGCTTACATCAGCCGCTTCTATACCCGCCTGGATTCGATGAGCCGCATCGTTTCGGTGACGCAGAAGGCCGCGGCCGGCGCCAAGCGCATCTTCGACATCCTGGACCACGTCTCCAGCGTGCCGGAACCGGCTAATCCGGTCCATCTGGAAAAGGTCGAGGGCGCCATCGAAGTGCGCAACATTGGCTTTCGCTATGGCAACCGCGCGGTGATCCGCAACATGAGCCTGTCCATTGCGCCGGGCGAGATGATCGGCCTGGTCGGCCACAGTGGTTCGGGTAAATCGACCATGGTGAACCTGATCTGCCGCTTCTACGATGTCTCCGAAGGGGCGATCCGCATCGACGGCGTGGACATCCGTTCGCTGCCGATCTCCGAATACCGCCGCAACATCGGCCTGGTGCTGCAGGAGCCTTTCCTGTTCTTCGGCACCATTGCCGAGAACATCGCCTACGGCAAGCCGGAAGCCACCCGTGAGGAAATCATCGCCGCCGCCCGTGCCGCCCATGCGCATGAATTCATCCTGCGCCTGCCGCAGGGTTATGACTCGCTGGTGGGCGAGCGCGGCCAGGCGCTGTCGGGCGGCGAGCGCCAGCGCATCTCGATTGCCCGTGCGCTGCTGATCGATCCGCGCATCCTGATCCTGGATGAAGCCACTTCCTCGGTCGATACCACCACCGAAAAGGAAATCCAGAAGGCGCTGGACAACCTGGTGCAAGGCCGTACCACGATTGCCATCGCCCACCGCCTGTCCACGCTGCGCAAGGCTGATCGCCTGGTGGTGCTGGATCGCGGCCAGGTGGTCGAGGTCGGCAACCACGAAGAACTGATGGCCCGCGAAGGGCATTACTACAAGCTCTACCAGGCCCAGGCGCGCAATCCTGATGGCGAGGCCGAGGTCTCGGTGAGCGAAGAAGAGAAGGGCGAATAAGGCCATGAGCACCACGATGAATTCTGCCCAACACTTCACCTTGGCGCGCAATGCTTTCGGGCGCCTGGTGTTGACCGACGCCCAGGGCGGCTTGCACGAGCACGTCATTCCGGTGCGTGCATTTCCGATCACATCGCCTGAAAGCGGGCTGTCCCTGGTCAGCAGCGATGGCCATGAGCTGGCCTGGATCGATACCTTGGACCAAGTGGATGCCGCGACGCGCCGCCTGATCGAGGAAGAACTCGCCAGCCGCGAATTCATGCCCGAGATTGAGCGCATCGTCAGTGTCTCCACCTTCGCCACGCCCAGCGATTGGACCGTGCAGACCACGCGCGGTACCACCACCTTCACGCTCAAGGGCGAGGAAGACATCCGCCGCCTGGCGGCGCCGGCGCTGCTCATTGCCGACAGCCATGGCATCCAATTCCTGATCCGCGACCAGAAGGCGCTGGACAAGCACAGCCGCAAGATCCTGGATCGCTTCCTCTGATCCTTTCGCACGCTGCAAAAGACAACGGCCCTGATGTGAATCAGGGCCGTCAGATTGATGACAAAGCCTTGGCGAGAGCCAAGGCTTTGTTGTTTAATCGGTCATGCTCAAAAAACCGACAGCCGCCCAGCACGAGTTAGAGATGGTGACCATCGAGATGCTCGTGCCCAAGGACCACCTGCTGCGCAAGATCGACGCGGCGGTGGATTTCGAGTTCATCCGAGAGAAGGTGGCGCATCTGTATTGCGCCGACAATGGCCGCCCGGCACTGGACCCGGTGGTACTCTTCAAGCTCTTGTTCATCGGTTACCTCTTCGGTATCCGCAGCGAGCGCCAGCTCATCCGCGAGGTCCAGGTCAATGTGGCCTATCGCTGGTTTGCCGGATTCCGTTTGACCGACAAGGTACCGGACTCCTCCACCTTCTCCCAGAACCGGCGCCGCCGCTTCATTGATACCACCGTCTATCAAGAGATCTTCGACGAGATCGTGCGCCAGGCCATTGGACGCGGCATGGTCGATGGCCGTGTGCTCTACAGCGACAGCACCCACCTCAAGGCCAACGCCAACAAGAACAAGTTCGACTACGTTCAAGTTACCCAGACCCCCTCGGCCTATCTGGCCGAATTGGATGCCGCTGTGGATATCGACCGTGCCGAGCATGGCAAGAAACCGCTCAAGCGTGACGACGATGATGAGCCGCCCACCAAAGAGATCAAGGTCAGTCGCACCGATCCCGAGAGTGGCTACATGGTGCGCGACGACAAGCCCAAGGGCTTCTTCTACCTGGATCACCGCACCGTCGATGCCAAGCATTCCATCATTACCGATACCCATGTCACGCCCGCCTCAGTCCATGACAGTCAGCCTTATCTGGCGCGCCTGGATCGTCAGCGCCAGACGTTCGGATTTGATGTACAGGCCGTTGGCCTGGATGCGGGCTACTTCACACCGGCCGTCTGCCAGGGACTGGAGAATCGCGAGATCAGCGGCGTGATGGGCTACCGCACACCCAACCACAAGCCGGGGACATTCTTTAAACGGGCGTATGAGTACGATGCCTACCGTGACGAATACATCTGCCCGCAGGGTCAACCCTTGCGCTACAGCACGACCAATCGACTGGGGTATCGGGAATACAAATCCAACCCTGAGCAATGCCGAGGCTGCAAGGTACGCGAGCAATGCACCAATAGCGCCAATGCGGTCAAGGTGGTGACGCGCCATGTGTGGGAGCGTTCCAAGGAGAAGGTGGATGATCGGCGTCGTACCGAATGGGGCAAGCGCATCTATGCCCGACGCAAGGAAACGGTAGAACGCAGCTTCGCCGACGCCAAGCAATTGCACGGACATCGTTATGCCCGTATGCGGGGATTGCGCAAGGTCGCCGAGCAGTGCTTGTTGGCGGCGGCGGCCCAGAACATGAAGAAGATTGCCCTGTTGGTGGCGCGCTTGCGCGCGCTTTTACACGGCTTGAGCGCCTCTGCCAGCGTACAAAAGTGGCTACAGCGAAAAATGAGCGCCTTGCTTGGCTTCTGCGCCATCGACCATCTGCAAATTACCTGCGCCTGAAAAACAAAACCCCGTGTTCGAAAACACGGGGTTCGTCATCAACCTGACGGCCCTGATGTGAATCAGGGCCGTTTCTTCATTCAGGCGAGCACGATCAGAATTTTTCGTCCGGCCGCAGATAGCGCCACTGTCCGGTCGGCAGTTCTCCGAGCTTGACGCCGCCGATACGCACGCGCTTCAAGCCGATCACCTTCAATCCGACCATGTCGCACATGCGACGAATCTGGCGCTTCTTGCCTTCACGCAGGGTAAAGCGCAACTGATCCTCGTTCTGCCACACCACCTTGGCTGGGCGCAGCGGCTTGCCATCCATGATGAGGCCGTGGTTCAGGCGTTTGAGATCGGATTCGGGCAGCTTGCCGGGGCGCGTGTATTGCACGCGCACCAGGTATTCCTTGTCGACCGCCGAATCCTCGCCGATCAACTGCTTGGCGATGCGGCCATCCTGGGTCAGCACCAGTAGGCCCACCGAGTCGATGTCCAGCCGTCCGGCCGGCACCAGGCTCTTCAACTGGCGCGGGTGGAAGCGCATCTCGGTCTGGTCTTCGGTCCAGCGCGATTGTTCATTGACCAGCACCACGGCGGGCTTGTAGCCATCTTCGGCCTGGCCGCTGACGTAACCCATGGGCTTGTTGATCAGGATGGTCACGCGCTGGGCTTGCTCGGCGCTGGCCTGGCGTTCCACGGTGACCTTCTGGTGCGGCAGCACCTTGCTGCCCAGCACCGACACCACCTGGCCATCCACCCGCACCCAGCCCTTCTCAATCCACTCGTCGGCTTCGCGGCGCGAGCACAGGCCGAGTTCGGACATGCGTTTGGAAAGTCGTACAGGTTCAGTCATGGGGATTGCCTTGCGAAAAACGGAGGGCCGGCCAGCGGCGAGGGTGAGATTGTACGGCCAGCCGCGCTGCCGCGCCAGACGGGCAGCAGCGCGGCGGCTTGCGCGGTCAGATGCGCAGGGTCTTGAGCAGGTCGGTTTCCAGCAGAATTTGATTGCGCGGCTGGGACAGACCGGGGCCATCAATCAGGAACACGTCTTCCACCCGCTCGCCCAGGGTCATCACCTTGGCGGTATGCAGGTTGATCTTGTACTTGGCCAGCACGTTGGAGATCGAATACAGCAGCCCGGCACGGTCATTGGCCGACACTGACAGCAGGTAGTACTGGCCGCGTTCATCGGGGCGCAGGTCCACCGCGGGATTGACCGGGAAGGTGCGCGACAGGCGCGACAGCCTAGCCTTGGAGGGCGGCGGCAGCGGGGCGTCCGATTGCAGCAGGGCGCCCAGTTCGTGTTCGATCAGGTTGATGATGTCGCGGTAGTTCTTGGCGAATACCGGCGCATTGATGAGGAAGGCATCCAGCGCGTAATTGTTGCGGGTGGTATGGATCTTGGCGTCGAAGATACTGAAGCTTTTTTCATCGAAGTAGCTGCAGATGCGCGCAAACAGGTCGGGGCGGTCGGGCGTGTAGACCGCCACCTGAACCCCTTCGCCTATGGGCGCCAGGCGGCATCGCACCAGCGGCACGCCGGTGTCGACCTTGTCGTAGAAGCAGCGTGTCTGCCAGGCGATGTCGGAGGCGTCGTGGCGCAGGAAGTAGGCCACGTCCAGTTGCTTCCACAAGGGCTCGTGGGCATCGGCCGGCAAGCCGTACAGGCGCAGGGTCTTGATGGCTTCCTGCTGGGTGTTCTTCAGTTCGCGGTCGGCCGAGGGGGCTTCGCCGCCCAGTACGCGCAGGGTCATGCGGTACAGGTCTTCCAGCAGCTTGCCCTTCCAGGCATTCCAGACCTTGGGGCTGGTGCCGCGGATGTCGGCCACCGTCAGCAGGTAGAGCGCGGTCAGATGGCGTTCGTCCTTGACCAGTTGGGCGAAGGCGGTGATCACGTCGGGGTCCGACATGTCCTGCTTCTGTGCTACGTGCGACATGGCCAGGTGCTGCTCGACCAGGAACACGATGAGCTCGGTATTTTCTTCCGAGATGCCGTGCTGCACGCAGAACGCGCGTGCATCGGCCATGCCCAGCTTGGAATGGTCGCCGCCGCGGCCCTTGGCGATGTCATGGAACAGGGCGGCCACGTACAGCACCCAGGGCTGGCCGAAG is a window from the Herbaspirillum rubrisubalbicans genome containing:
- a CDS encoding IS1182 family transposase; protein product: MLKKPTAAQHELEMVTIEMLVPKDHLLRKIDAAVDFEFIREKVAHLYCADNGRPALDPVVLFKLLFIGYLFGIRSERQLIREVQVNVAYRWFAGFRLTDKVPDSSTFSQNRRRRFIDTTVYQEIFDEIVRQAIGRGMVDGRVLYSDSTHLKANANKNKFDYVQVTQTPSAYLAELDAAVDIDRAEHGKKPLKRDDDDEPPTKEIKVSRTDPESGYMVRDDKPKGFFYLDHRTVDAKHSIITDTHVTPASVHDSQPYLARLDRQRQTFGFDVQAVGLDAGYFTPAVCQGLENREISGVMGYRTPNHKPGTFFKRAYEYDAYRDEYICPQGQPLRYSTTNRLGYREYKSNPEQCRGCKVREQCTNSANAVKVVTRHVWERSKEKVDDRRRTEWGKRIYARRKETVERSFADAKQLHGHRYARMRGLRKVAEQCLLAAAAQNMKKIALLVARLRALLHGLSASASVQKWLQRKMSALLGFCAIDHLQITCA
- a CDS encoding DUF1854 domain-containing protein, whose translation is MSTTMNSAQHFTLARNAFGRLVLTDAQGGLHEHVIPVRAFPITSPESGLSLVSSDGHELAWIDTLDQVDAATRRLIEEELASREFMPEIERIVSVSTFATPSDWTVQTTRGTTTFTLKGEEDIRRLAAPALLIADSHGIQFLIRDQKALDKHSRKILDRFL
- a CDS encoding ABC transporter ATP-binding protein, which codes for MTTDSIPSATASLPERWQTETAARLAPGEAVLAWLELDLDAQLHFKPSLLLATDTRLLACGPDGQPAQHWEYRPELQLKHYDHAGVGTLELCDGAGRLAAWRYTLAQNPQALRLIKLFEQQRELLASGVTAEEEGDVCPTCKAVLPEGQDTCAICPETKEAPPSTWALFRLSRFAKPYKGSLLLGFLLTLASTAATLVPPYMTMPLMDNVLIPFQNGAPIDTHLATLYLSGLLGAALLAWGLGWARTYILALVSERIGADLRTTTYAHLLRLSQEYFGGKRTGDLMARIGSETDRICVFLSLHLLDFAIDVLMIIMTAAILISINPWLALVTLLPLPFIAWMIHVVRDRLRHGFEKIDRIWSEVTNVLADTIPGIRVVKAFAQEKREVARFREANRHNLMVNDRVNKIWSLFTPTVTFLTEVGLLVVWVFGIWQVSSNQITVGVLTAFLAYISRFYTRLDSMSRIVSVTQKAAAGAKRIFDILDHVSSVPEPANPVHLEKVEGAIEVRNIGFRYGNRAVIRNMSLSIAPGEMIGLVGHSGSGKSTMVNLICRFYDVSEGAIRIDGVDIRSLPISEYRRNIGLVLQEPFLFFGTIAENIAYGKPEATREEIIAAARAAHAHEFILRLPQGYDSLVGERGQALSGGERQRISIARALLIDPRILILDEATSSVDTTTEKEIQKALDNLVQGRTTIAIAHRLSTLRKADRLVVLDRGQVVEVGNHEELMAREGHYYKLYQAQARNPDGEAEVSVSEEEKGE
- a CDS encoding pseudouridine synthase yields the protein MTEPVRLSKRMSELGLCSRREADEWIEKGWVRVDGQVVSVLGSKVLPHQKVTVERQASAEQAQRVTILINKPMGYVSGQAEDGYKPAVVLVNEQSRWTEDQTEMRFHPRQLKSLVPAGRLDIDSVGLLVLTQDGRIAKQLIGEDSAVDKEYLVRVQYTRPGKLPESDLKRLNHGLIMDGKPLRPAKVVWQNEDQLRFTLREGKKRQIRRMCDMVGLKVIGLKRVRIGGVKLGELPTGQWRYLRPDEKF